ACCACCCCGGAAGAACGCAAAATCAAAATGGTGCAGCTGCGCCAGGTGTCGGTGCGCGAGAAGATTGCCTTCCCTATTGTGCTGGTTGTGCTGGTGGCGCTGGTGTTGCCTTCGGCGGCGCCGCTGCTTGGGATGTTCTGTCTGGGCAACCTGATGCGCGAATGTGGTGTGGTAGAACGTCTGAGCGATACTGCCCAGAACGCACTGATCAACATCGTGACGATCTTTCTGGGCCTGTCGGTGGGTTCCAAACTCGCTGCCGATAAGTTTCTTGACCCGAAAACCCTGGGCATCCTGATCCTTGGTATTGTGGCTTTCTGTATCGGCACCGCGGCTGGCGTGTTGATGGCGAAACTGATGAACAAGTTCAGCAAAATGCCCATCAACCCGTTGATCGGTTCTGCCGGCGTGTCGGCCGTACCTATGGCCGCGCGGGTTTCCAATAAAGTGGGCCTGGAGGCGAATCCGCAGAACTTCCTGCTGATGCACGCCATGGGGCCAAACGTTGCAGGTGTGATTGGATCGGCGGTCGCCGCCGGCGTGATGATTTCGATGGTGTCCGGTATGTAATGTTTTACCGGCTGAAACGAAAAAAGCCCGCATAGCGGGCTTTTTTTTCGTCTGAAACCAGCGGCGATCAGTGTTCTTCGCGGGCAAACGCCAGAGAGAATGCTTTTGGCCCCACATTGACTGCGGCGGTGGCAGACATCATGGAGAGCATGGTGCGCACGCCGTGTTGACGGGCGAATTCCCGAAACGCCACCAGATCCGGGTTGTCATGAATCTCGGATAACACGCCACCATAGCTCATCACGATGGTGTCGGTGGCGAGGCCAGACAGAATGGAACTTTTGGCGTGTTCAAACAAATCGCGCAGGGCTTGTGGGTAGCCTTTGCTCTTTTTAAACGAATGGGTTTCGCCCTGGTGCAACTCGATGATGGGATTAATGCCAAAGGTTTCTGCGAGTTTGTAGCTCAGCCAGGAGATTTTGTGGTCGCCTTTGCGCAGGTTGCGTCGTTCGCGCATGTATGAAAGATCAAACGGCACTATGTAACCATAAACTTTGTCGCGCAGTTGATTGATGCGAGCGATGGCCTTGGCCTGTGGTTGGCCTTTGTCGTGGACCAAACGGGCAAATTCACACACCAGCACTGCATGGCCGCTGAACATGGAGTAGCTGTCGAGCATGCGGATGCGGAAGGGTGTTTGGCGCTTGTCGCGGAATTTGGGCTCATTGATCATCGCCGCTTCAGTCACGCGGTTATAGACCTGACTTTTACGGCTGTTGATGGTGATGACGTTAACCCTGTCGTACTTGGGTAAAAACTGCTGTTCGAAAATATCAGACACATCATTGACAGACAGCGGCTCTGATTGCGCGCTGCTGTAGCGCTGGCGCGAGTGCTCCTGATAGAAGCGCGTCATAGCCCCATCGTCGCGGTTGTCCTGATAAGTACCGTCCGCATGATGGATGTAAATAGGCAGAATCTCGATGCCATGTTTGCGAATGAATTCTGGCGAGAGATCGCAGCTGGAGTCTACGGCAATGCCGATCCGGTCAGAGGCTGATTGGGGCATCTTGAGGTGTCCTTTATTCCTGCGTTGATGTTACAGCCAGTGTATGTTCAGCGCGGGAATGGCACTATCAGCCGTGGCGTCAACCGCTGAGCGTTTGTGTCGCAACGCGTTGTACGAAATGTATTACAGGGGCCGGCGGGGTCAAAAGCACAGCTCGAGGGTGGCATCGCCGAGGGAGGAATGAATCCGTTGCGCCAGCACAGTGCCGCTGCCATTGTGAAGAATGTCGTGCGGATTGCCGCTGAAGGTTTGCGGTCTGGTCAGGGCCAGGTCAAAACCGAGCTCCACTAACCTGGGTTTGGCCGCCCCGGTGACCATATTGGTTATTTCACCCGCCAAATCGCAGATTTCGGCGTCAATTTCCGTGTGGGCTTCCCCCAGCATCCGTTCGAAAATAGCCATAATCAGTGGGCCGGAAAAGCTGATGGCCATGCTGCCCTGCTGCTGGTTACACACCAAAGCGATCACCCCGGACACTTCGCCCTGGGCGCTCAGCCCCTGTTTAACGCCTTGTTCCCCCAGCTCAACGTCCAGTTGGGCCATAGTGCTGAGTACGTCCTGCAAGGCCGCGCAAAAAGGCGTGAGAAGGGTATTGTTCATTATCGGGCGACTACCAATGCATCCAAGGGAGGGTGAATTGAGTATAGTTAAGCTCTATTGCACCGGCCTTGGGTCTGGCCTTGGTGTAAGATCAATCGAGAGTAAGAGAATAACTGTATATAACAAAGGATTATGCAATGTTCAGACTGAATCATTGGCTCGGCATGGGCTTACTGTTGATGGGCAGCGCCGCTGTGGCGCAGGAAACGCAAGTGGAGATTGTTGCGACACCGGTGGCGGATCAGGTCTACATGCTCACCGGCAGTGGTGGCAATATGGGGTTGTCCGTCGGTGAAGACGGCGCTTTTCTGATTGACGATCAGTTTGCACCTTTGTCGGACAAGATTCAGGCCAGCATACGCACAGTGACAGACAAACCGGTCAAATTCCTTGTTAACACCCATTGGCATTTTGATCACACGGGTGGCAACGAAAACTTTGGCAAGTCGGGCAGTGTGATTGTGGCGCATAACAATGTACGTACGCGCATGGCGGCCGGTGGTGTTATCGAGGCATTCAAGCGCACGGTGGAACCCGCATCGCCTGCGGCATTACCGGTTATTACCTTCGACACCGCAATGACCTTTCATTTCAATGGCGATGCAATCCGCATCGAGCACCCTGCACCGGCCCACACGGACGGTGACGCAATCCTCTATTTTGAAAAAGCCAACGTAGTGCACATGGGGGATATTTTTTTCAACGGCATGTATCCCTTCATTGATGCCGGCAGTGGCGGCAAGATGAAAGGGGTGATTGATGCCGTGGCTGGTGTGCTAGCCAAGATTGATGACAACACCAAAGTTATTCCCGGACACGGAAAGCTCAGCAACAAAGCCGAGCTGCGTGAGTACCACCAGATGCTGACCGCGGCCTATGAGCGGGTGGCCGCGATGAAAAACGCGGGCCGTTCGGCGGAGGAAGCAGTAGCCGCCAAACCGACCAAAGACCTGGACGCCAAATGGAACGGCGGTTTTTTAAAGGCTGATCAGTGGGTCGCCCTTATCTACGAGGCAATCTGATGCGTATTTTTGAAACCAAAACCGCGCCCAATGCACGGCGGGTACGCATGTTTCTCGCCGAAAAGCAGTTGCTGGACAGTGTGGAATTCGTGCAGGTGGATATTCAGACCGGTGAAAATCTTTCGGCCGATTATCGCAAGCGCAATGTAACCACCAAAATTCCGGTCATGGAGCTCGAGGACGGCACCTGTATAGGTGAGTCGGTTGCTATCTGCCGCTATTTCGAGGCGCTTTACCCCACACCTTCTTTAATGGGGCAAACCCCCTTGGCCCAAGCCACAATTGAGATGTGGCAGCGGCGGGCAGAGTTTCATCTGTTGTTGCCAGTGGGCATGTGTTTTCAACATACCACGGGCTATTTCAAAGACCGGATGACGCCGGTGCCGGCCTATGGTGAGGTGTGTGGAAAACAGGCGCTGGAGTTCATGGCTACGTTGAATGACCATCTGGCGGCCAGCCAGTATCTGGCGGGCGACACCTTCTCTATCGCCGATATCACTGCGCTCTGTGCCCTGGACTTCGCTCGTGTGGTCAAATTGCGCCCGGCGCCGGAGCTGACGCATTTGCTGCGTTGGCATGCCGAGGTGTCTGCGCGCCCGAGCGCTAAAGTCTAGGCAGTTCACCGCAGGCTGATAAAGCCGTGGCGATGACCCTGTTTTAAGGCGTCATCGCCAAAGCTGGCGTTTTACTCACAGGAAATTGACTGAAGGTGGCCTGCGCATCTTCTTTTATTGTCTGCTGTTCTTCAGGGATATCCTCAATAACCCTGTGCAGCAGGTTTTTCAGATGGTTGAGCTGGACGTCGACCTGGTCATACATGACGGCAGTTTCGGTCAGCTGTTCGGTTTCTTCATGGGTGTTTTTGCCTGCCAGCTCAGTCAGCCAATCAACATGTTCATCCTGCATGATCCCGGCGCGCACGATGGAAATGGCCAGGCGGCCAAGCATAGAGGCGATTGACCGATTCAACGGGTGTTTGGTCTGCGCAATCAGCTTTCTGGCCAAGGTTCTGATGGATTCAAAATAACTCACCAGCGATTGATGCCGGTCCAGCAATTGGCGTGCGCTGTTCAATGCCGGTACCGGTGTTGTGGGCTTTGGTGTGCGGCCAAACAGCACGGCAGTGGCTTTGAATACCTGTTCGAAATGCAAGTGATCGTTCAATTTCAGTGCAACGAGAATCATCCGGTGGGTGTGCTCGCCGAACGCGGCGTACTGCCTGAAACCATCGACAATGTCATCGGTAATACCGATGATCTGCGAGGCGATTGTCAGCTCATCACCAAAGCGTTGATGCGGATAACCCGTGCCGTCGGTGCGCTCGTGGTGGTCCAATACGGCTTGGCCTACCTCTTTGGGCAGATGGGGAACCGAGTCCAGGAAGCGTTTGGCAATAATCGGGTGGGCGAGCAGCGAGTGCCATTGGTCGGCACTGAAATCGGTTTTCTGGGTGGCTAATTCATGGGGAATGTAAAGAAAACCGCAGTCATGGGTCAGCGCCGCCATAAATATGATTTGCTGTTCGCGTTCCGAGCGTTGCATCTGCAGCGCAATGGCTAATCCGGCAATGGCGGTAAACAGAGCGTTGCGATAAATATCGGGGAGTCGGTTGGCCAGCACGGTCAGGTTTTGCTTGATGAGCGGAAACTGGCCGTAGTATTTGCACATCTTCCTCAGATTCTGGTCAAAGGGCTCTGCCCCGGCCACCGATTGCAGGCCCGGCACCGTGCGGGCAAATTTTTTCAGGTGCTGGTGCAGTTGCGCAGCATCAAAGGTCTCAGACAGTTGGATGCACTGCTCAATGGGCTTGATCAATTTGTGTTGCACAATGATCTGTGCACGGCGTTCGGTAAAATCTTCGCCTTTCTTGAGTACCACCGCGCCCTGGCGATTGCAGATATCTTCGCTGGCCACCACCTTCTGGGTTTTGTTTAGTGTGGACAGGTGCTGGCAGAAGAACGGATTGCCGTCCTGTTCGCTGGCGGCCTGTACCGCTTTACGCTCCAGTAAGTAGTGTGCGCCGAAGTCCATAGATGCGTCCCTGATACTCGCTGCGGGTCAATTCGCTCCCCTAAGAGTGTAGCCAAGACTTGTAGGGTGGCTAGCAGGACACCGGAGATTCAGGTGGGGAGAACGCGGGACTGCTTGATGGCCTGCAGGCTGAAAGTCGATACGATGTTTTTGACGCCAGGAAATTTGAGGATGCGGCGCATGGAGATATGGGCAAAGTCGTCGATATTGCTGGCCACGACTTTCAGCATGAAATCGTATTCGCCACTGGTTGCATAGCACTCCATGATGCTGCTTTCGGCTTCTACGGCATCCAGAAAGCCCTGGGTTGCGCTCTCCGAGCGTTGGTCCAGTGTTACCTGGACAAAGGCGGTGACATCCAGCCCGAGTTTGCGCTGGTCCACAATGGCGGCATAACCGCTGATGACGCCGGCTTCCTCCAGTTGTTTAACGCGACGGAAACAGGGGGATTCGCTCAGTCCTACCTGTTGGGCGAGCTCTACATTGCTGGTGCGGCCATTTTGTTGAAGCAGTCGTAAAATACGTCGTTCACTGTCGCTGAATTTCATGCTTGGTATCCTTGCAACCCAGCGCATTGTGGCCTCAGCCGATGGCAAAACTCAAGCCGCGGGCCTTAAAATCCCGAATGAAAATCCCGAAACTGCCGTCTACGTGTAGCTGCCTGATCAGGTGGTCCCGGCCCAGTTCGCCCGAGCGTGTGAGCGACAAATCGAGAAACTCCTGCTCGCAGGGTTGTTTGTCCGGACCGCATACTTTGATGATTTTCGGGAGGTGGTGTGCTTCTTCGTTGGTCGCGATGACCAGACCGACCATGCCGTTTTCAAGCTCA
This region of Simiduia agarivorans SA1 = DSM 21679 genomic DNA includes:
- a CDS encoding DegV family protein gives rise to the protein MPQSASDRIGIAVDSSCDLSPEFIRKHGIEILPIYIHHADGTYQDNRDDGAMTRFYQEHSRQRYSSAQSEPLSVNDVSDIFEQQFLPKYDRVNVITINSRKSQVYNRVTEAAMINEPKFRDKRQTPFRIRMLDSYSMFSGHAVLVCEFARLVHDKGQPQAKAIARINQLRDKVYGYIVPFDLSYMRERRNLRKGDHKISWLSYKLAETFGINPIIELHQGETHSFKKSKGYPQALRDLFEHAKSSILSGLATDTIVMSYGGVLSEIHDNPDLVAFREFARQHGVRTMLSMMSATAAVNVGPKAFSLAFAREEH
- a CDS encoding chemotaxis protein CheX is translated as MNNTLLTPFCAALQDVLSTMAQLDVELGEQGVKQGLSAQGEVSGVIALVCNQQQGSMAISFSGPLIMAIFERMLGEAHTEIDAEICDLAGEITNMVTGAAKPRLVELGFDLALTRPQTFSGNPHDILHNGSGTVLAQRIHSSLGDATLELCF
- a CDS encoding HD-GYP domain-containing protein yields the protein MDFGAHYLLERKAVQAASEQDGNPFFCQHLSTLNKTQKVVASEDICNRQGAVVLKKGEDFTERRAQIIVQHKLIKPIEQCIQLSETFDAAQLHQHLKKFARTVPGLQSVAGAEPFDQNLRKMCKYYGQFPLIKQNLTVLANRLPDIYRNALFTAIAGLAIALQMQRSEREQQIIFMAALTHDCGFLYIPHELATQKTDFSADQWHSLLAHPIIAKRFLDSVPHLPKEVGQAVLDHHERTDGTGYPHQRFGDELTIASQIIGITDDIVDGFRQYAAFGEHTHRMILVALKLNDHLHFEQVFKATAVLFGRTPKPTTPVPALNSARQLLDRHQSLVSYFESIRTLARKLIAQTKHPLNRSIASMLGRLAISIVRAGIMQDEHVDWLTELAGKNTHEETEQLTETAVMYDQVDVQLNHLKNLLHRVIEDIPEEQQTIKEDAQATFSQFPVSKTPALAMTP
- a CDS encoding Lrp/AsnC family transcriptional regulator, yielding MKFSDSERRILRLLQQNGRTSNVELAQQVGLSESPCFRRVKQLEEAGVISGYAAIVDQRKLGLDVTAFVQVTLDQRSESATQGFLDAVEAESSIMECYATSGEYDFMLKVVASNIDDFAHISMRRILKFPGVKNIVSTFSLQAIKQSRVLPT
- a CDS encoding glutathione S-transferase family protein, yielding MRIFETKTAPNARRVRMFLAEKQLLDSVEFVQVDIQTGENLSADYRKRNVTTKIPVMELEDGTCIGESVAICRYFEALYPTPSLMGQTPLAQATIEMWQRRAEFHLLLPVGMCFQHTTGYFKDRMTPVPAYGEVCGKQALEFMATLNDHLAASQYLAGDTFSIADITALCALDFARVVKLRPAPELTHLLRWHAEVSARPSAKV
- a CDS encoding MBL fold metallo-hydrolase; the encoded protein is MFRLNHWLGMGLLLMGSAAVAQETQVEIVATPVADQVYMLTGSGGNMGLSVGEDGAFLIDDQFAPLSDKIQASIRTVTDKPVKFLVNTHWHFDHTGGNENFGKSGSVIVAHNNVRTRMAAGGVIEAFKRTVEPASPAALPVITFDTAMTFHFNGDAIRIEHPAPAHTDGDAILYFEKANVVHMGDIFFNGMYPFIDAGSGGKMKGVIDAVAGVLAKIDDNTKVIPGHGKLSNKAELREYHQMLTAAYERVAAMKNAGRSAEEAVAAKPTKDLDAKWNGGFLKADQWVALIYEAI